From Etheostoma cragini isolate CJK2018 chromosome 17, CSU_Ecrag_1.0, whole genome shotgun sequence, one genomic window encodes:
- the sertad2b gene encoding SERTA domain-containing protein 2b, translating into MFGKGAKRKLDDDEEGLEGKTLEAPMAGGGISLCPEGLSKVSYTLQRQTIFNISLMKLYSQRPLSEPSLERRVLINNMLRRIQEELKQEGSLRPLLLPPSPPPDDPMDEGYREAPPSFGVLSVAAQVSQPSALLMPVIVPPPSPHPMVPPNCQASQACSNRVEACPAPLEACLTPASLLEEDGGDPAFCTPSPPTPPLSPPPAQPPPLPSALLSQVSPVVPVSASSNDSFPSALSDMELCPSTAITRTAAANTTTVTTSPAPTPLTLPSHLAALSPAPRDCRTMGSKPEAAGVLLAEARCADLRPMDTLSTLPPVGLVDISSSSSSSSPSGFLSDLALDDVLFADIDTSMYDFDPCTTAGAVGAAAGGGLTKLSPVVTADDLLKSLASPYSGPAPQVSANQPFKIDLTELDHIMEVLVGS; encoded by the coding sequence ATGTTCGGTAAAGGAGCGAAGCGGAAGCTGGATGACGATGAAGAGGGGCTGGAAGGCAAAACGCTGGAGGCGCCGATGGCGGGAGGGGGAATAAGCCTCTGTCCGGAGGGCCTGTCCAAGGTGTCGTACACCCTGCAGCGGCAGACCATCTTTAACATCTCCCTGATGAAGCTGTATAGCCAGCGTCCGCTCAGCGAACCCAGCCTGGAGCGCCGCGTTCTAATCAACAACATGCTGCGACGCATCCAGGAGGAGCTCAAGCAGGAAGGCTCCCTGCGGCCGCTGCTCTTGCCGCCCTCGCCACCGCCCGACGACCCCATGGACGAGGGTTACCGCGAGGCGCCGCCATCCTTTGGTGTTTTGTCAGTGGCAGCACAGGTATCCCAGCCTTCTGCGCTGTTGATGCCGGTGATCGTTCCACCACCTTCACCCCACCCAATGGTGCCTCCCAACTGCCAGGCGTCCCAGGCCTGCTCAAACCGTGTGGAGGCCTGCCCCGCCCCTCTGGAAGCCTGCCTCACTCCAGCCTCTTTACTGGAGGAGGATGGTGGAGATCCAGCCTTTTGTACTCCATCACCACCCACTCCTCCACTGTCGCCTCCACCGGCGCAGCCTCCTCCATTACCTTCGGCACTTCTGAGCCAGGTGTCCCCCGTGGTCCCTGTGTCCGCCTCGTCCAATGACAGCTTCCCCTCCGCTCTGAGTGACATGGAGTTGTGTCCTTCCACAGCCATAACAAGGACAGCAGCAGCTAACACTACGACCGTGACTACCTCCCCAGCTCCCACTCCACTCACCCTGCCCTCCCACTTAGCAGCCCTCTCCCCAGCACCCAGAGACTGCAGGACCATGGGTTCTAAACCAGAGGCAGCTGGCGTCCTGCTTGCCGAAGCCCGCTGTGCCGATCTCCGGCCAATGGACACTTTGTCCACACTCCCCCCTGTTGGCCTAGTAGacatttcttcctcttcctcctcttcctctccctcggGGTTTCTCTCAGACTTGGCACTGGACGACGTCCTGTTTGCCGACATCGACACGTCCATGTATGACTTTGATCCCTGTACGACAGCAGGGGCTGTTGGCGCCGCGGCAGGTGGTGGACTCACAAAACTGTCACCGGTGGTGACGGCGGACGACCTCCTCAAATCGCTTGCGTCGCCATACAGTGGTCCTGCCCCCCAGGTTTCAGCCAATCAGCCTTTCAAAATAGATTTGACAGAACTGGACCACATCATGGAGGTGTTGGTGGGCTCGTGA